From Streptomyces cyaneogriseus subsp. noncyanogenus, the proteins below share one genomic window:
- a CDS encoding helix-turn-helix domain-containing protein, which produces MSSDTNELGEFLKARRAEVSPRAAGLPETRTGRRVKGLRREEVALLASISTDYYTRLEQGRRQASAPVLTELARVLGLDEEERAYLFELAGKATVKPRRQAAQQVHPQLRRLLDELPVSPALVLGRRMDVLAWNPMAAALLTDFAALPQKNRNYAWLVFLDPAMREIHVEWEGTARACVAMLRMEAGRNPDDQRMAALVGELSMRDADFRRWWGEHHVAARTRGSKVLRHPVTGDLALDWDALACAHDPDQQLVVWTAEPGTPSHDGLRILASWATTGTAPAPSDPPSRVDEEQNNEKRR; this is translated from the coding sequence ATGAGCAGCGACACGAATGAACTGGGGGAATTCCTGAAGGCCCGCCGGGCCGAGGTCTCCCCCCGGGCCGCGGGGCTCCCTGAGACACGGACAGGCCGACGGGTCAAAGGGCTGCGGCGTGAAGAGGTGGCCCTGCTCGCCTCGATCAGCACCGACTACTACACCCGGCTCGAGCAGGGTCGTAGGCAGGCGTCCGCACCGGTGCTGACCGAGCTCGCCCGGGTGCTCGGCCTGGACGAGGAGGAGCGCGCCTACCTTTTCGAGCTGGCCGGGAAGGCCACCGTGAAACCGCGCAGGCAGGCCGCCCAGCAGGTCCATCCCCAGCTGCGGCGGCTGCTCGACGAGCTGCCGGTCAGCCCGGCCCTCGTCCTCGGCCGCCGTATGGACGTGCTCGCCTGGAATCCGATGGCTGCCGCATTGCTCACCGATTTCGCGGCGCTTCCACAAAAAAATCGGAATTATGCCTGGCTGGTTTTCCTGGACCCGGCCATGAGGGAAATCCATGTGGAATGGGAGGGAACCGCACGTGCGTGTGTGGCGATGCTCCGCATGGAGGCGGGACGCAATCCGGATGACCAGCGCATGGCGGCGCTCGTCGGCGAACTGTCGATGAGGGACGCGGACTTCCGCCGCTGGTGGGGCGAACACCACGTCGCCGCGCGAACCCGGGGCAGTAAGGTCCTCCGCCACCCCGTCACCGGTGACCTGGCACTGGACTGGGACGCTCTGGCCTGCGCCCACGACCCGGATCAGCAGTTGGTCGTCTGGACCGCCGAACCCGGCACCCCGTCCCACGACGGCCTGCGCATCCTGGCCTCCTGGGCGACCACGGGAACCGCCCCCGCGCCGTCCGATCCCCCTTCCCGTGTGGACGAAGAACAGAACAACGAGAAGCGGCGCTGA
- a CDS encoding alpha/beta hydrolase, with product MKTDVTFPSSGMNLAGHLYAPAGRTEGERLPAIVIGHPTTGVKEQAPASYAPRLAAAGYLVLTFDAAYQGASEGEPRGLEDPFQRAEDFRNAVTYLTTRPDVDPERIGVLGICGSGGYAPYAAQTDHRMKAVATVSAADVPAFFRSADPEGFQRLVEEAGQARTEEALGSPVRMVPVLPDTVDDSTPASVREFHDYYKTPRARHPRSIGAYALRSADLLDQFDSYAQIHKIAPRPLLMIAGSRAETLPFSREAVEKAGDTAELFLVDGATHVDLYDRDEAVTPAVTKLTDFFGKHL from the coding sequence ATGAAGACCGACGTGACCTTTCCCAGCAGCGGCATGAACCTGGCCGGACACCTCTACGCTCCCGCCGGGCGCACCGAGGGCGAGCGACTCCCCGCGATCGTGATCGGTCACCCGACGACCGGGGTGAAGGAACAGGCCCCCGCCTCCTATGCGCCCAGGCTTGCGGCGGCGGGCTATCTGGTGCTCACCTTCGACGCCGCCTACCAGGGCGCCAGCGAGGGCGAGCCGCGCGGTCTGGAGGACCCCTTCCAGCGCGCCGAGGACTTCCGCAACGCCGTGACCTACCTGACGACCCGCCCCGATGTCGACCCCGAGCGCATCGGCGTCCTCGGCATCTGCGGCTCCGGAGGTTACGCCCCCTACGCCGCCCAGACCGACCACCGCATGAAGGCCGTGGCCACCGTCAGCGCCGCCGATGTGCCGGCCTTCTTCCGCAGCGCCGACCCCGAGGGCTTCCAGAGGCTCGTCGAGGAGGCGGGACAGGCCCGCACGGAGGAGGCCCTCGGCAGCCCGGTCCGGATGGTCCCCGTGCTGCCCGACACGGTCGACGACTCCACGCCGGCGTCCGTACGCGAGTTCCACGACTACTACAAGACGCCCCGGGCCCGGCACCCGCGCTCCATCGGAGCGTACGCGCTGCGCAGCGCTGACCTGCTGGACCAGTTCGACTCCTACGCCCAGATCCACAAGATCGCCCCGCGCCCCCTGCTGATGATCGCCGGCTCCCGGGCCGAGACCCTGCCCTTCAGCCGGGAGGCCGTGGAGAAGGCCGGCGACACCGCCGAACTGTTCCTGGTGGACGGCGCCACGCACGTGGACCTCTACGACCGGGACGAGGCCGTGACCCCGGCGGTCACCAAACTGACCGACTTCTTCGGCAAGCACCTCTGA
- a CDS encoding chitinase: MDHARSGRPLPLPRRLAAVTAAAVVASGLATLPSPARAADAELVRNGGFESGLDSWTCSRGTAVVASPVHSGSAALRAAPEGGDNARCSQTVTVRPDQQYTLTAQVRGAYVFLGATGTGTTDVQTWSQSASDWTALGTTFRTGPDTTRVTLYTHGWYGTGAYHVDDVSLTGPGGDTPAPQPPAPPAGLTAGSPTPTGVTLTWQAVTGADEYAVYRDGVRIRTATGTSAVITGLEPETAYSFQVTALNEEGESARSQAVVVTTPTGSGGPGGPGLPPHALVGYLHAGFANGSGYTRLADVSDSWDVIDLAFGEPTSVTSGDIRFERCPVSECPGVESDAEFKAAIRAKQAAGKKVLISIGGQNGQVQLTTTAARDAFVRSVSAIIDEYGLDGLDIDFEGHSLSLNADDTDFRNPKTPVIVNLISALRTLKARYGDGFVLTMAPETFFVQLGHQYYGTGRWGGQDPRAGAYLPVIHALREDLTLLHVQDYNSGPVMGLDGQYHSMGGADFHIAMTDMLLTGFPVAGNADHFFPPLRPGQVAIGMPATSQAGNGHVAPAEVVKTLDCLTRGTGCGSYATHGTWPALRGLMTWSINWDRYGGWEFQRTFDRYFP; this comes from the coding sequence GTGGACCACGCTCGCTCCGGCAGACCCCTCCCCCTGCCGCGTCGCCTTGCCGCTGTCACGGCCGCCGCCGTGGTGGCCTCCGGCCTGGCGACGCTGCCGTCCCCCGCCCGCGCCGCCGACGCGGAGCTCGTCCGTAACGGCGGTTTCGAGTCCGGGCTCGACTCCTGGACGTGCAGCCGCGGCACGGCCGTCGTCGCCTCGCCGGTCCACTCCGGCTCCGCCGCCCTGCGGGCCGCCCCCGAGGGCGGCGACAACGCGCGCTGCTCCCAGACCGTGACGGTGCGGCCGGACCAGCAGTACACGCTCACCGCCCAGGTCCGTGGTGCCTACGTCTTCCTCGGTGCGACCGGCACCGGCACCACGGACGTCCAGACCTGGAGCCAGTCGGCGTCCGACTGGACGGCGCTGGGCACCACCTTCCGCACCGGCCCGGACACCACCCGAGTCACCCTCTACACCCACGGCTGGTACGGCACGGGCGCCTACCACGTGGACGACGTCTCGCTCACCGGCCCCGGCGGCGACACCCCGGCCCCGCAGCCGCCCGCCCCGCCGGCCGGGCTGACCGCGGGGTCCCCGACGCCGACCGGTGTCACCCTCACCTGGCAGGCCGTCACCGGCGCGGACGAGTACGCGGTCTACCGCGACGGCGTCCGGATCCGGACCGCCACCGGCACCTCGGCCGTGATCACCGGCCTGGAACCGGAGACCGCCTACAGCTTCCAGGTCACCGCCCTGAACGAGGAGGGCGAGTCGGCGCGCTCGCAGGCCGTGGTCGTCACCACTCCCACCGGATCCGGCGGCCCGGGCGGCCCCGGCCTGCCCCCGCACGCCCTGGTCGGCTACCTGCACGCCGGCTTCGCCAACGGCTCCGGCTACACCCGCCTCGCCGACGTGTCCGACAGCTGGGACGTCATCGACCTCGCCTTCGGCGAACCCACCTCGGTCACCTCGGGCGACATCCGCTTCGAGCGCTGCCCGGTGAGCGAGTGCCCCGGCGTGGAGAGCGACGCCGAGTTCAAGGCGGCGATCCGGGCCAAGCAGGCGGCGGGCAAGAAGGTCCTCATCTCCATCGGCGGCCAGAACGGCCAGGTCCAGCTCACCACCACCGCCGCCCGGGACGCCTTCGTGCGCTCCGTCTCCGCGATCATCGACGAGTACGGCCTCGACGGCCTGGACATCGACTTCGAGGGCCACTCCCTCTCCCTGAACGCCGACGACACCGACTTCCGCAACCCGAAGACCCCCGTGATCGTCAACCTGATCTCCGCGCTCAGAACCCTCAAGGCCCGCTACGGCGACGGCTTCGTCCTCACCATGGCGCCGGAGACCTTCTTCGTGCAGCTCGGCCACCAGTACTACGGAACCGGCCGCTGGGGCGGCCAGGACCCCCGGGCCGGCGCCTACCTCCCGGTGATCCACGCCCTGCGTGAGGACCTGACGCTGCTGCACGTCCAGGACTACAACTCCGGCCCGGTCATGGGCCTGGACGGCCAGTACCACTCCATGGGCGGCGCCGACTTCCACATCGCCATGACGGACATGCTGCTCACGGGATTCCCGGTGGCCGGCAACGCGGACCACTTCTTCCCGCCGCTGCGCCCCGGCCAGGTCGCCATCGGCATGCCCGCCACCTCCCAGGCCGGCAACGGCCACGTCGCCCCCGCCGAGGTCGTCAAGACCCTGGACTGCCTCACCCGGGGCACCGGCTGCGGCTCCTACGCCACCCACGGCACCTGGCCCGCCCTGCGCGGCCTGATGACCTGGTCGATCAACTGGGACCGCTACGGAGGCTGGGAATTCCAGCGCACCTTCGACCGCTACTTCCCCTGA
- a CDS encoding M14 family metallopeptidase produces the protein MRLSIRGSGTPGRRRTTALAALLALALTAPVSATADDTPAAGTGRTAAAADEVRQYEIHLRSTAEDRTALQRAGVTVDEVHGHGVVVSGRAGQIEKLRALGYDITPLGAVPDRSAGQGDLRLLDFPSADSRYHNYAEMTSAIDSIVQANPQIASQRVIGTSYQGRDIVAVKISDNVGTDEAEPEVLFTHHQHAREHLTVEMALYLLRELTSDYGTDSRVTNMVNGREIWIIPDLNPDGGEYDIATGSYRSWRKNRQPNSGSSYIGTDLNRNWNHRWGCCGGSSGSPSSDTYRGTAGESAKEVKVVADFVRSRVVGGTQQIKAGIDFHTYSELVLWPFGYTYSDTTTGMTADDRNAFAAVGQKMAASNGYTAQQSSDLYITDGSINDYLWGVHKIFSYTFEMYPSSSSGGGFYPPDEVIERETSRNRDAVLQLLENADCMYRSIGKQGQYCA, from the coding sequence ATGCGACTGAGCATCCGCGGCTCGGGCACCCCCGGCCGCAGGCGCACCACCGCCCTCGCCGCCCTGCTGGCGCTCGCCCTCACGGCCCCCGTCTCGGCGACGGCCGACGACACCCCGGCGGCCGGCACCGGCAGGACGGCGGCCGCGGCGGACGAGGTCCGCCAGTACGAGATCCACCTGCGCTCCACCGCCGAGGACCGCACCGCCCTGCAACGCGCCGGCGTGACCGTCGACGAAGTGCACGGCCACGGCGTCGTCGTCTCCGGCCGCGCCGGCCAGATCGAGAAGCTGCGCGCGCTGGGCTACGACATCACCCCGCTCGGCGCGGTCCCCGACCGGTCCGCCGGCCAGGGCGATCTCCGCCTCCTGGACTTCCCGTCCGCCGACTCCCGCTACCACAACTACGCGGAGATGACGAGCGCGATCGACTCGATCGTCCAGGCCAACCCGCAGATCGCCTCCCAGCGGGTCATCGGCACCTCGTACCAGGGCCGCGACATCGTCGCCGTCAAGATCAGCGACAACGTCGGCACCGACGAGGCCGAGCCGGAGGTGCTGTTCACCCACCACCAGCACGCCCGCGAGCACCTCACCGTGGAGATGGCGCTCTACCTGCTGCGCGAGCTGACCAGCGACTACGGCACCGACTCCCGGGTCACCAACATGGTGAACGGCCGGGAGATATGGATCATCCCGGACCTCAACCCGGACGGCGGCGAGTACGACATCGCCACCGGTTCCTACCGCTCCTGGCGCAAGAACCGCCAGCCCAACTCCGGCTCCTCGTACATAGGCACCGACCTGAACCGCAACTGGAACCACCGCTGGGGCTGCTGCGGCGGCTCCTCCGGCTCCCCGTCCTCCGACACCTACCGCGGCACCGCGGGCGAGTCGGCCAAGGAGGTCAAGGTGGTCGCCGACTTCGTGCGCAGCCGCGTGGTGGGCGGCACCCAGCAGATCAAGGCGGGGATCGACTTCCACACCTACAGCGAGCTGGTGCTGTGGCCGTTCGGCTACACCTACTCCGACACGACGACGGGCATGACGGCGGACGACCGCAACGCCTTCGCCGCGGTGGGGCAGAAGATGGCCGCCAGCAACGGCTACACCGCCCAGCAGTCCAGCGACCTGTACATCACGGACGGTTCGATCAACGACTACCTCTGGGGTGTGCACAAGATCTTCTCCTACACCTTCGAGATGTACCCGTCGTCCAGTTCCGGCGGCGGGTTCTACCCGCCCGACGAGGTGATCGAGCGGGAGACGTCCCGCAACCGCGACGCGGTGCTGCAACTCCTGGAGAACGCCGACTGCATGTACCGGTCGATCGGCAAGCAGGGGCAGTACTGCGCCTGA
- a CDS encoding GNAT family N-acetyltransferase has protein sequence MTKIEAELVQRWLNGWTAARSLPEAEPVEPAGYGLRSECDQPGREVEVFALRADEEPESVAQLAAAVAAARRTTWLTVPTLRPRAVEAVVRAAALELLHRSEWFMTTDLTEHPQHAPAAPYEREVRTEGPVTAVSFHDSSGQVAARGTIAVVGTDAIADRIETDAAHRRRGLGRAVMSALAEAAAARGARTGLLIASEEGQRLYSSLGWRHEADVLIARGPAVPSHR, from the coding sequence GTGACGAAGATCGAAGCAGAGCTGGTACAGCGTTGGCTGAACGGCTGGACCGCGGCTCGCTCCCTGCCCGAGGCCGAGCCGGTCGAGCCCGCCGGGTACGGCCTGCGCTCCGAGTGCGACCAACCCGGCCGCGAGGTCGAGGTGTTCGCGCTGCGTGCGGACGAGGAGCCCGAGTCCGTGGCACAGCTGGCGGCAGCCGTCGCCGCCGCGAGGCGGACCACCTGGCTCACGGTACCCACCCTGCGCCCACGCGCCGTCGAAGCCGTCGTCCGCGCCGCCGCACTGGAGTTGCTCCACCGGTCCGAGTGGTTCATGACGACCGATCTGACCGAGCACCCGCAGCACGCGCCCGCCGCGCCGTACGAGCGCGAGGTCCGCACGGAGGGACCGGTCACGGCCGTCTCCTTCCACGACTCCTCCGGACAGGTGGCGGCACGCGGCACCATCGCCGTGGTCGGCACCGACGCGATCGCCGATCGCATCGAGACGGACGCGGCGCACCGGCGACGCGGCCTGGGCCGCGCCGTGATGAGCGCTCTGGCGGAGGCCGCCGCGGCCCGGGGCGCCCGTACCGGTCTTCTCATCGCCAGTGAGGAAGGCCAGCGCCTCTACTCCTCGCTCGGCTGGCGCCACGAGGCCGACGTCCTGATCGCCCGGGGGCCGGCGGTTCCCTCCCACCGGTAG